In one Nitrososphaera viennensis EN76 genomic region, the following are encoded:
- a CDS encoding matrixin family metalloprotease, giving the protein MISARTAAIYTGIGSFATLAVIATVINSFVETSMDIRDIQTNEHIDDIMAVSTPLDAPASDNGTIFLDGYWGKSTVTVSFFSAGMAQQQFDQVSKSLRTYLNLASKGQQPAQNATQQQTLTTATTTFYPAWPDLLQKVSAQSKNVPVLQLVDPGSNGADIKVFLEADSHPQGKPGMTRIGRDKATFEILYAEVHIYSALDLYEKGYVGPIFEHELGHALGLGHADIETSIMYTPMIIVDNSVAAAIANCEYDGASSLYVDRVVSQVSCVN; this is encoded by the coding sequence ATGATAAGCGCCAGAACCGCCGCCATCTACACGGGAATAGGTTCGTTTGCAACGCTTGCGGTAATTGCTACGGTTATCAATTCGTTTGTCGAGACTAGCATGGACATCCGCGACATCCAGACCAATGAACATATAGATGACATAATGGCCGTCTCAACACCTCTGGACGCCCCAGCGTCAGATAACGGAACAATCTTTCTTGACGGCTATTGGGGAAAATCTACGGTCACTGTTTCATTTTTCTCGGCTGGCATGGCACAGCAGCAATTTGATCAAGTGTCAAAAAGCCTCCGAACCTATCTTAATCTCGCAAGTAAAGGACAGCAACCGGCGCAAAACGCCACCCAACAACAAACGTTAACGACGGCGACAACGACCTTTTACCCGGCGTGGCCGGACCTATTGCAAAAGGTCTCGGCGCAGTCAAAAAACGTGCCCGTTCTGCAACTTGTCGACCCGGGCTCCAATGGGGCAGACATCAAGGTATTTCTTGAAGCCGACTCTCATCCCCAAGGCAAGCCGGGCATGACCAGAATAGGCCGGGACAAGGCAACCTTTGAGATACTGTATGCAGAAGTCCACATCTACTCTGCTTTGGACCTTTACGAGAAAGGATATGTCGGACCAATCTTTGAGCACGAACTAGGACACGCCCTGGGCCTCGGACATGCAGACATTGAAACGAGCATCATGTACACACCGATGATCATAGTCGACAACAGCGTCGCTGCAGCCATAGCAAATTGCGAATATGATGGCGCATCGTCCCTTTACGTTGACAGGGTTGTGTCACAAGTTTCCTGCGTCAACTAA